One Mycolicibacterium pulveris genomic region harbors:
- a CDS encoding GntR family transcriptional regulator → MSAPQRLPKPYLVRTGIDAILAELAEGDAVPSERELAVRFGVSRETVRQALHELLVEGRIERRGRGTVVAQPKLVQPLSLRSYTEGAAERGRTPGRLLVTWEDVAATPEMAGALGISTGTAVMHLERVLLADGKPIGLESTCLPKSRFAALADTFDPGTSLYAAINATGVVFGSAVERIETVLPSPREAALLETTTAMPMLLLNRRSVDTGGAPIELVRALFRGDRVAFEAVLT, encoded by the coding sequence GTGAGCGCCCCTCAGCGGCTGCCGAAGCCGTACTTGGTCCGCACCGGCATCGATGCCATCCTCGCCGAACTCGCCGAGGGCGATGCCGTGCCGTCCGAGCGTGAACTCGCCGTGCGATTCGGGGTGTCCCGGGAGACCGTTCGCCAGGCGCTGCACGAGCTGTTGGTGGAAGGGCGCATCGAACGCCGCGGTCGCGGCACGGTGGTGGCGCAGCCCAAACTCGTTCAGCCCCTTTCGTTGCGGTCCTACACCGAAGGGGCCGCCGAACGTGGACGCACACCCGGCAGGCTGCTGGTGACGTGGGAGGACGTCGCTGCGACTCCGGAGATGGCGGGCGCGCTGGGGATTTCGACCGGCACCGCGGTGATGCACCTGGAACGGGTGCTGCTGGCCGACGGAAAGCCGATCGGCCTGGAAAGCACCTGTCTGCCGAAGAGTCGGTTCGCGGCGCTGGCCGACACCTTCGACCCCGGCACCTCGCTGTATGCCGCCATCAACGCCACCGGTGTGGTTTTCGGCTCGGCGGTCGAGCGCATCGAGACGGTTCTGCCGTCGCCGCGCGAGGCCGCGCTACTCGAAACGACGACCGCCATGCCGATGCTGCTGTTGAACCGTCGATCTGTCGACACCGGCGGTGCCCCGATCGAGTTGGTGCGCGCCCTGTTCCGCGGGGATCGGGTGGCCTTCGAAGCCGTTCTGACCTGA
- a CDS encoding amidohydrolase family protein produces the protein MLIRQACLLTGVVVDVRVTDRIVALDQRLDPRPGEQVYDAAGATVIPGLHDHHVHLRSAAAALTSVRVGPGDVHGRADLARVLAAADVGADGWIRAVGYHEAVAGPLDRTVLDELSPAVPVRVQHRSGVLWTLNSAGLARVGQPDHPDGRLRSSDSAWSDTLQRNETGLAEVSATLCARGVTGVTDATPDLDAEDVVKLTLAHRRGELRQRVHWLAPGKRILHDTELDLEALTAWIAARHADDVAVAVHCVTAAQLVVTLSALQAAGTHPRDRIEHAAVVPDDTLAQLAECGVTVVTQPNFVVERGDQYLEDVPAAEHCELWRVRSLIDAGVPVALSTDMPFGDGDPWQTMRAAVRRTTGSGAVLGADERISADTALSMFFGTPERPTVPRTVDVGRPADLVVLSAPPAEVRGELDADLVAATLIAGELVFERG, from the coding sequence GTGCTGATCCGCCAGGCCTGTCTGCTGACCGGAGTAGTCGTCGACGTCCGCGTCACCGACCGCATCGTGGCCCTCGACCAGCGATTGGATCCCCGCCCGGGCGAGCAGGTCTATGACGCCGCGGGCGCGACCGTCATTCCGGGTCTGCACGATCATCACGTGCACCTTCGGTCGGCGGCCGCGGCGCTGACGTCGGTCCGCGTGGGCCCAGGCGACGTGCACGGCCGCGCGGACCTGGCCCGGGTGCTGGCCGCCGCCGACGTCGGCGCCGACGGCTGGATCCGGGCCGTTGGCTACCACGAGGCGGTCGCGGGGCCGCTGGACCGCACGGTGCTCGACGAGCTGTCGCCCGCGGTGCCGGTCCGCGTGCAACACCGCAGCGGGGTGCTGTGGACGCTGAACTCGGCAGGCCTCGCCCGGGTAGGGCAGCCCGACCACCCCGACGGCAGGCTGCGAAGCTCCGATTCGGCCTGGTCAGACACATTGCAGCGCAACGAAACCGGGCTGGCCGAGGTCAGCGCGACGCTGTGCGCGCGCGGCGTCACGGGGGTCACCGACGCCACCCCGGATCTCGACGCCGAGGACGTCGTGAAGCTGACGCTCGCGCACCGCCGCGGCGAGCTACGCCAGCGGGTGCACTGGCTGGCCCCCGGCAAGCGGATCCTGCACGACACCGAACTCGACCTCGAGGCGCTCACGGCTTGGATCGCCGCGCGGCACGCCGACGACGTCGCGGTCGCGGTGCACTGCGTGACCGCCGCGCAGTTGGTGGTCACCCTCTCGGCGCTACAGGCGGCGGGCACGCACCCGCGGGACCGCATCGAGCACGCGGCGGTGGTGCCCGACGACACCCTGGCGCAGCTCGCCGAATGCGGCGTCACGGTCGTCACGCAGCCGAACTTCGTCGTCGAGCGCGGCGACCAGTACCTCGAGGACGTGCCTGCCGCCGAGCATTGCGAGCTGTGGCGGGTGCGCTCGCTGATCGACGCCGGGGTGCCTGTGGCGCTGTCCACCGACATGCCGTTTGGGGACGGCGACCCGTGGCAGACGATGCGCGCCGCGGTACGCCGCACCACGGGCAGCGGGGCGGTGCTCGGCGCCGACGAACGCATTTCCGCCGACACCGCGCTGAGCATGTTCTTCGGCACGCCGGAGCGGCCGACCGTGCCCAGGACCGTCGATGTGGGCCGGCCCGCGGACCTGGTGGTGTTGTCCGCGCCGCCTGCCGAGGTGCGCGGCGAACTCGACGCCGACCTGGTGGCGGCGACGCTGATCGCCGGCGAGCTCGTGTTCGAGCGCGGCTGA
- a CDS encoding CoA transferase, with protein sequence MASLVVPLAVLSRARQAADALGELTGVEVDAGELVAGRATMLGLSPKGRVSAGGATHLMPSRDGWCALTLARADDIDAVPALLQRDTVDEDPWPAVHRWVAANDAVDVTDRARLLGLPVAALGETPAGPPRRFPFGAATTPRGPAGLLVADLSSMWAGPLCGQLLARAGATVVKVESAARPDGARSGPPAFFDWMNHGKLSYVADFDQPATLKSLLSAADIVIESSRPAALARRGLGPTDVQPRDGRVWLRVTGHGTDGDRANWVAFGDDAAVSGCLIGGTPADPVFCGDAIADPLTGLQAALALAESLRDGGGELIEMSMAAVAADYAELPDEGETDCAAMPQLAGRAAPLGADNAAVEQMLTDRGLGSC encoded by the coding sequence ATGGCCTCTCTGGTCGTCCCGCTCGCCGTGCTGTCCCGCGCACGGCAGGCGGCCGACGCGCTCGGTGAGCTCACCGGTGTCGAAGTCGATGCCGGCGAGCTTGTCGCCGGGCGGGCCACGATGCTCGGGCTGTCCCCGAAGGGCCGGGTCTCCGCGGGCGGTGCGACGCATCTGATGCCCAGCCGCGACGGCTGGTGCGCGCTGACCCTGGCGCGCGCCGACGACATCGACGCCGTGCCCGCCCTGCTGCAGCGCGACACCGTCGACGAGGACCCGTGGCCGGCCGTGCACCGCTGGGTCGCGGCCAACGACGCCGTCGACGTCACCGACCGGGCGCGGCTGCTCGGCCTGCCGGTCGCCGCGCTCGGCGAGACACCGGCCGGGCCGCCGCGACGCTTTCCGTTCGGCGCGGCCACGACGCCCCGCGGCCCGGCAGGCCTGCTGGTCGCCGATCTGTCGTCGATGTGGGCGGGCCCGCTGTGCGGGCAGTTGCTGGCGCGGGCAGGCGCCACCGTCGTCAAGGTCGAAAGCGCCGCCCGGCCCGACGGCGCCCGGTCCGGCCCGCCCGCCTTCTTCGACTGGATGAACCACGGAAAGCTCTCCTACGTCGCCGATTTCGACCAACCGGCCACCTTGAAGTCGTTGCTGTCGGCCGCCGACATCGTGATCGAGTCGTCGCGCCCGGCCGCGTTGGCCCGCCGCGGGCTCGGGCCCACCGACGTGCAACCGCGCGACGGCCGGGTCTGGCTGCGGGTCACCGGTCACGGCACCGACGGTGACCGGGCGAACTGGGTCGCGTTCGGCGACGACGCCGCGGTGTCGGGATGCCTGATCGGGGGAACGCCTGCGGACCCGGTGTTCTGCGGTGATGCCATCGCCGACCCACTGACCGGGCTGCAGGCCGCGCTGGCCCTCGCCGAATCGCTGCGCGACGGCGGCGGTGAGCTGATCGAGATGTCCATGGCCGCCGTCGCCGCCGACTACGCCGAACTGCCCGATGAGGGCGAAACCGACTGCGCGGCAATGCCCCAGCTGGCCGGGCGTGCGGCGCCGCTCGGTGCGGACAACGCCGCCGTCGAGCAGATGCTGACCGACCGGGGGCTCGGCTCGTGCTGA
- a CDS encoding MaoC family dehydratase produces the protein MPTCAAVSGPFFDDLHVGQVFDTAPSMTLTPGAAAVHQSIVGDRLRLALDADLATAVTGASAPLAHPALVCDVAIGQTTLVTQRVKANLFYRGLTFHRFPVIGDTLFTRTEVVGLKQNSVKPGRAPTGLAALRMTTVDHVGRLVLDFYRCAMLPLRDGAPDTGHADDLSTIGSVEPQLPDPTADWDADAYRAKVPGAHFDPGIAGTVLHSSADVVSSAPELARLTLNIAATHHDSRVAGDRLVYGGHTIGLALAQTTRLLPNLVTVLGWESCDHTGPVHEGDTLYSELHIDAAEPLPDGRGGVLKLRSLVYAAGEPERQVLDWRFTALQF, from the coding sequence ATGCCAACATGTGCAGCCGTGAGCGGCCCTTTCTTTGACGACCTGCACGTCGGCCAGGTCTTCGACACCGCGCCGTCGATGACGTTGACGCCGGGTGCGGCGGCCGTACACCAGTCGATCGTCGGAGACCGGCTGCGGCTGGCCCTGGACGCCGACCTGGCGACGGCCGTCACCGGCGCGTCTGCCCCGCTGGCCCACCCGGCGCTGGTCTGTGACGTGGCGATCGGCCAGACGACGCTGGTCACCCAGCGGGTGAAGGCCAACCTCTTTTATCGCGGCCTGACGTTTCACCGATTCCCAGTAATCGGCGACACGTTGTTCACCCGCACCGAAGTCGTTGGGCTGAAACAGAACTCGGTGAAGCCCGGCCGCGCGCCAACGGGCCTGGCGGCGCTGCGGATGACCACTGTCGACCACGTCGGGCGCCTGGTGCTCGACTTCTACCGCTGCGCGATGCTCCCGCTGCGCGACGGCGCGCCCGACACCGGTCACGCCGACGACCTTTCGACGATCGGCTCCGTCGAACCGCAACTGCCCGACCCCACGGCCGACTGGGACGCCGACGCCTACCGCGCAAAGGTGCCCGGCGCCCACTTCGATCCCGGTATCGCGGGCACGGTGTTGCACAGCTCGGCCGACGTGGTCAGCAGCGCACCCGAACTCGCCCGGTTGACGTTGAACATCGCGGCCACCCACCACGATTCGCGAGTGGCGGGTGACCGGCTGGTGTACGGCGGGCACACCATCGGCCTTGCGCTGGCCCAGACCACCCGGCTGCTACCCAACCTCGTGACGGTGCTGGGCTGGGAGTCGTGCGATCACACCGGGCCGGTGCATGAGGGCGACACCCTCTACAGCGAGCTGCACATCGATGCCGCGGAACCATTGCCCGACGGTCGCGGCGGGGTGCTGAAACTTCGGTCGCTCGTCTACGCCGCCGGTGAGCCCGAACGCCAGGTGCTGGACTGGCGGTTCACTGCGCTGCAGTTTTAG
- a CDS encoding acyl-CoA dehydrogenase family protein produces MNAEETMLVETVRTFIDRDVKPQVREVEHANAYPEAWIEQMKRIGIYGLAIPESYGGSPVSMPCYVEVTQELSRGWMSLAGAMGGHTVVAKLLTLFGTEEQKQRYLPPMATGELRATMALTEPGGGSDLQNMKTTALPSPGEGLAINGSKTWISNARRSGLIALLCKTDPAATPKHKGISVVLVESGTTGLIVSRDLPKLGYKGVESCELTFEDCRVPASAILGGEPGKGFAQMMKGLETGRIQVASRALGVATAALEDALRYAQERESFGQPIWKHQAIGHYLADMATKLTAARQLTRYAAERYDSGDRCDMEAGMAKLFASEVAMEIALNAVRIHGGYGYSTEFDVERYFRDAPLMIVGEGTNEIQRNVIAGQLIARGGI; encoded by the coding sequence ATGAACGCCGAAGAAACGATGCTGGTCGAGACCGTGCGGACATTCATCGACCGTGACGTCAAACCCCAGGTCCGCGAGGTCGAGCACGCCAACGCCTATCCGGAGGCGTGGATCGAACAGATGAAGCGCATCGGCATCTACGGGCTGGCGATCCCCGAGTCCTACGGCGGTTCGCCGGTGTCGATGCCGTGCTACGTCGAGGTCACACAGGAGCTGTCCCGCGGCTGGATGAGCCTGGCCGGCGCGATGGGCGGACACACCGTGGTGGCCAAACTGCTCACGCTGTTCGGCACCGAGGAGCAGAAGCAGCGCTACCTGCCCCCGATGGCCACCGGTGAACTGCGGGCGACGATGGCGCTGACCGAACCCGGCGGCGGCTCGGACCTGCAGAACATGAAGACCACGGCGCTACCCTCACCCGGCGAAGGGTTGGCGATCAACGGGTCCAAGACATGGATCAGCAACGCCCGCCGGTCCGGGTTGATCGCGCTGCTGTGCAAGACCGATCCCGCGGCAACGCCCAAACACAAGGGCATCTCGGTCGTGCTCGTCGAATCGGGAACGACCGGCCTGATCGTCTCGCGGGATCTGCCGAAGCTCGGCTACAAGGGAGTGGAGTCATGCGAGCTGACGTTCGAGGACTGCCGGGTGCCCGCGTCGGCCATCCTCGGTGGCGAGCCGGGCAAGGGCTTCGCCCAGATGATGAAAGGCCTTGAGACGGGCCGGATTCAGGTGGCATCACGCGCGCTCGGGGTGGCGACGGCGGCGCTGGAGGACGCGTTGCGCTACGCGCAGGAACGGGAGAGTTTCGGTCAACCGATCTGGAAGCACCAGGCCATCGGTCACTATCTGGCCGACATGGCGACCAAGCTCACCGCCGCGCGTCAGCTCACCCGCTATGCCGCCGAACGGTACGACAGCGGCGATCGCTGCGACATGGAGGCCGGCATGGCCAAGCTGTTCGCCTCCGAGGTGGCCATGGAGATCGCCCTGAACGCGGTGCGGATCCACGGCGGCTACGGCTATTCCACCGAGTTCGACGTCGAGCGGTACTTCCGCGACGCGCCGCTGATGATCGTCGGTGAAGGCACCAACGAGATCCAGCGCAACGTGATCGCCGGGCAGCTCATCGCTCGGGGTGGGATATAG
- a CDS encoding GntR family transcriptional regulator, translated as MKPLPAYQTLREKLRDEIAAGRYRDGARLPTESELVAAHGLSRQTVRRAFQDLVAEGMVYRVPGKGTYASEPGGRYLRQLGSIEDLMSLSDDTTMEVLSGLRRRVDVDAASRLRLDDDVVFSVVFRRLHGADPAVPFVSTTVHLVPSAAAALTGAPELADGAVGTQTVIGLLEPHLAEPITEAAQWITVAPADDAVAAAVDCAPGHPMLRVDRLYSDAGGRPVELSVSHFLPEQYTYRVTLRRSG; from the coding sequence GTGAAGCCGCTCCCGGCGTATCAGACGCTGCGCGAGAAGTTGCGCGACGAGATCGCCGCGGGCCGCTACCGAGACGGCGCCCGTCTGCCGACAGAGTCGGAACTGGTTGCTGCGCACGGCTTGTCGCGACAGACGGTGCGACGGGCGTTTCAGGACCTGGTCGCCGAGGGGATGGTGTACCGGGTGCCCGGGAAGGGCACGTACGCCAGCGAGCCCGGTGGCCGCTACCTGCGCCAGCTCGGATCGATCGAAGACCTGATGAGCCTGTCCGACGACACCACCATGGAGGTGCTGTCCGGGCTGCGCAGGCGGGTTGACGTCGACGCCGCCAGCCGGTTGCGGCTCGACGACGACGTGGTGTTCTCGGTGGTGTTCCGGCGGTTGCACGGGGCCGATCCCGCGGTGCCGTTCGTGTCGACGACCGTGCACCTGGTGCCGTCGGCCGCGGCCGCGTTGACGGGGGCACCCGAGCTGGCCGACGGCGCGGTGGGCACCCAGACCGTGATCGGCCTGCTGGAGCCGCATCTCGCCGAGCCGATTACCGAAGCCGCGCAATGGATCACCGTCGCACCCGCCGATGACGCGGTCGCCGCCGCGGTGGATTGCGCGCCGGGGCATCCGATGCTGCGGGTCGATCGGCTGTACTCCGATGCCGGCGGCAGACCCGTGGAGCTGTCGGTCAGCCACTTCCTGCCCGAGCAGTACACCTACCGCGTCACGCTGCGCCGTTCCGGTTGA
- a CDS encoding enoyl-CoA hydratase/isomerase family protein gives MTPIELADGVVVAVGSPCDDATLTLSEEDGDDRRVITVPSVSAALDELRDRCARWPQAAAVCVDVLRALDPSAPVYGSVITESLAYSTLQSGREFARWLAERGPAAPVDIPEPVQAERVDDILYVRFNRPQRHNAFSTDARAALLEALEVARLDPSVREVVLSGNGPSFCSGGDLAEFGTFDDPASAHLARTRHSPALVLAELTARLGKRCRAEVHGQVLGSGLEMAAFCGEVRCRGDAAFGLPELGLGLIPGAGGTVSVTRRIGRWRTAYLVLSGRRIDPPTALRWGLIDAIV, from the coding sequence GTGACCCCCATCGAGCTCGCTGACGGTGTCGTCGTCGCGGTCGGATCACCCTGTGACGACGCGACTCTCACCCTGTCTGAGGAAGACGGTGATGACCGCCGGGTGATCACCGTGCCGTCGGTGTCCGCGGCGCTCGACGAGCTGCGGGACCGGTGTGCGCGGTGGCCGCAGGCCGCCGCCGTGTGCGTCGACGTGCTGCGCGCCCTCGACCCGTCCGCGCCCGTGTACGGCAGCGTCATCACCGAGTCGCTGGCCTACTCGACGCTGCAGTCGGGTCGGGAGTTCGCGCGATGGCTCGCCGAACGCGGACCCGCCGCACCGGTGGACATCCCCGAACCCGTCCAGGCCGAGCGCGTCGACGACATCCTGTACGTGCGGTTCAACCGCCCGCAACGGCACAACGCCTTCTCCACCGATGCCCGAGCCGCGCTGCTGGAGGCACTCGAGGTCGCCCGGCTCGACCCGTCGGTGCGCGAGGTGGTGCTCTCGGGCAACGGCCCGTCGTTCTGCAGCGGAGGCGACCTCGCCGAGTTCGGCACCTTCGATGACCCCGCCAGCGCGCATCTGGCGCGGACCCGTCACAGCCCGGCACTGGTGCTGGCCGAACTGACGGCGCGTCTCGGCAAGCGGTGCCGCGCCGAGGTGCACGGTCAAGTGCTCGGCAGCGGGCTGGAGATGGCCGCGTTCTGCGGGGAGGTGCGGTGTCGCGGCGACGCCGCTTTCGGGCTGCCAGAGCTCGGGCTCGGCCTGATCCCCGGCGCGGGCGGCACCGTGAGCGTCACCCGTCGTATCGGTCGGTGGCGCACCGCGTACCTGGTGTTGTCGGGTCGTCGCATCGACCCGCCGACCGCCCTGCGGTGGGGCCTCATCGACGCCATCGTGTGA
- the fadD4 gene encoding fatty-acid--CoA ligase FadD4: MQIREHAEATPDKPAVIMHPAGTVVTFGELEARANRLAHHFRQAGLVEGDTVAVLMENNEHLHAVMWAARRCGLYYAVINTHLTPAEAAYIIDNSGAKAIVGSQALRTLCEGLAPHLPAGLPGLLMIADGDLEGWQRYPECVVEHPTAPIDDEIEGDLLQYSSGTTGRPKGIRRELPHVHPSEAPNMLSALLMAIQMDSDSVYLSPAPLYHTAPCLWTMAAQAMGVTTVVMSKFDPESALQAIEKYRVTSGQFVPAMFVRMLKLPESVRNSYDVSSIKRVVHAAAPCPVDIKMQMIDWWGPVIDEYYSSSEGAGITFITAEEWLKRPGSVGRPLLGEAHVLDENGDELPPGQEGQIYFAMNGMEFVYHKDPEKTAESRDRHGWVTVGDVGYVDEDGYMFLTDRKHHMIISGGVNIYPQEAENLLVTHPKVLDAAVFGIPDEEMGQAVKAVVQTVDPADATEEFGEELLAWLRDRLAHYKCPRSISFEAQLPRTETGKMLKRELAEKYL; encoded by the coding sequence ATGCAGATCCGCGAACATGCTGAGGCCACGCCAGACAAGCCCGCCGTCATCATGCACCCGGCAGGAACCGTGGTGACGTTCGGTGAGCTGGAGGCACGCGCGAACCGGTTGGCGCACCATTTCCGGCAAGCGGGGCTGGTGGAGGGCGACACCGTCGCGGTGCTGATGGAGAACAACGAGCACCTCCACGCCGTGATGTGGGCGGCCCGCCGCTGCGGGCTGTACTACGCGGTGATCAACACGCACCTCACCCCGGCCGAGGCGGCCTACATCATCGACAACAGCGGCGCCAAGGCGATCGTCGGCTCGCAGGCACTGCGAACGCTGTGCGAGGGTTTGGCGCCGCACCTGCCGGCGGGACTGCCCGGGCTGTTGATGATCGCCGACGGTGATCTCGAGGGCTGGCAGCGCTATCCCGAATGCGTGGTCGAGCATCCCACCGCGCCGATCGACGACGAGATCGAGGGTGACCTCCTTCAGTACTCGTCGGGAACCACGGGCCGGCCCAAGGGAATCCGGCGCGAGCTGCCCCACGTCCATCCGTCGGAGGCGCCGAACATGCTCTCCGCGCTCTTGATGGCGATTCAAATGGACAGCGACTCGGTGTATCTGAGCCCGGCGCCGCTGTACCACACCGCGCCGTGCCTGTGGACCATGGCCGCACAGGCGATGGGTGTGACCACCGTCGTGATGTCGAAATTCGATCCCGAGTCGGCACTGCAGGCCATCGAGAAGTACCGGGTCACGAGCGGACAGTTCGTCCCGGCGATGTTCGTCCGGATGCTCAAACTGCCCGAGTCGGTCCGCAATTCGTACGATGTGTCCAGCATCAAGCGGGTGGTGCACGCGGCGGCCCCGTGCCCGGTGGACATCAAGATGCAGATGATCGACTGGTGGGGCCCCGTCATCGACGAGTACTACTCGTCGTCCGAAGGTGCGGGCATCACGTTCATCACCGCGGAGGAGTGGCTCAAGCGGCCGGGTTCGGTCGGCAGGCCGCTGCTCGGCGAGGCCCATGTGCTCGATGAGAACGGCGACGAGCTGCCGCCAGGCCAGGAGGGCCAGATCTATTTCGCCATGAACGGCATGGAGTTCGTCTACCACAAGGATCCGGAGAAGACGGCCGAGTCCCGTGACCGGCACGGCTGGGTCACCGTCGGCGACGTCGGCTATGTCGACGAGGACGGGTACATGTTCCTCACCGACCGCAAGCACCACATGATCATCTCCGGCGGGGTGAACATCTACCCTCAGGAGGCGGAGAACCTCCTGGTGACCCACCCGAAGGTGTTGGATGCCGCGGTGTTCGGCATTCCCGACGAGGAGATGGGCCAGGCCGTCAAGGCGGTGGTGCAGACCGTCGACCCGGCCGACGCCACCGAGGAGTTCGGCGAAGAACTGCTCGCCTGGCTACGAGATCGCCTGGCGCACTACAAATGCCCACGGTCCATCTCGTTCGAGGCGCAGCTGCCGCGCACCGAGACCGGCAAGATGCTCAAGCGGGAGCTGGCCGAAAAGTACTTGTGA
- a CDS encoding GMC family oxidoreductase, giving the protein MAEYDYVILGAGAAGCVLANRLSADPNNEVLLVEAGGRDRNPYIHVPMISAALFGNDKYSWSYQLQPFGPEGRTETWPRGKVLGGSTAINGLVYNRGDREDYDELVRRGNTGWGWDDILPVYKAFEDNQFGASPTRGAGGELPITTPRDPDELVFDLIDAGVKRGLRSVQDYNEFDDERVGPAMATISRGARVTAARAFLRPALKRPNLHLALNTKALRLVFENGRAAGVEVRTDGNTSQLRPRRELIMALGALESPKLLQLSGVGPREVLDAAGVPVYLERDNVGRRMLEHFCVINTYRLTEDIGYNRLLRNTAAKGLTALQYLANRKGPLATPTGDVMAIFKTTPDADRVDAQVLVRMMSVGSVRPDAPAGVEDVGGVSCMGEVLRSTSEGSVWITSPDPDAPLTVDANYLATEYDRKTSVALLRWMRQWFEQSPIAEKVTTESRPGPDLQSDDDILAGITATGATGSHAVATCAMGPDDDDIVDDRCRVRGIEGLRIVDCASQPTMISGNLMGPTMAWAGRAAEFILDGS; this is encoded by the coding sequence ATGGCCGAGTACGACTACGTGATCCTGGGGGCAGGCGCGGCAGGCTGTGTGCTGGCGAACCGGCTGTCGGCGGATCCCAACAACGAGGTGCTGCTAGTCGAAGCCGGTGGGCGCGACCGCAATCCCTACATCCACGTGCCGATGATCAGCGCCGCGCTGTTCGGCAACGACAAGTACTCGTGGAGCTACCAGCTGCAGCCGTTCGGGCCCGAGGGCCGCACCGAGACCTGGCCGCGGGGCAAAGTCCTCGGCGGCTCCACCGCGATCAACGGCCTGGTCTACAACCGCGGCGACCGCGAGGACTACGACGAGCTGGTGCGCCGCGGCAACACCGGTTGGGGCTGGGACGACATCCTGCCCGTCTACAAGGCCTTCGAGGACAACCAATTCGGGGCCTCGCCGACGCGCGGCGCCGGCGGCGAACTGCCGATCACCACCCCTCGCGATCCCGACGAGTTGGTGTTCGACCTGATCGACGCGGGCGTGAAACGCGGGCTGCGCAGCGTGCAGGACTACAACGAGTTCGACGACGAGCGTGTCGGGCCCGCCATGGCGACGATCTCCCGGGGCGCCCGTGTCACCGCCGCCAGGGCGTTTCTGCGGCCCGCGCTCAAGCGGCCCAACCTGCACCTGGCGCTCAACACCAAGGCCCTTCGGCTGGTTTTCGAGAACGGCCGCGCAGCGGGCGTGGAGGTGCGCACCGACGGCAACACCAGCCAGCTGCGGCCGCGCCGCGAGCTGATCATGGCGCTGGGCGCGTTGGAGTCGCCGAAGTTGTTGCAGCTCTCCGGCGTTGGCCCGCGCGAGGTGCTCGACGCCGCAGGCGTCCCGGTGTACCTCGAACGTGACAACGTCGGCCGCCGCATGCTCGAGCATTTCTGCGTCATCAACACCTACCGGCTGACCGAAGACATCGGCTACAACCGGTTGCTGCGCAACACCGCCGCCAAGGGCCTGACCGCGCTGCAGTATCTGGCCAACCGCAAGGGCCCGCTGGCCACCCCGACCGGCGACGTGATGGCGATCTTCAAGACCACCCCCGACGCGGACCGTGTGGACGCCCAGGTGCTGGTGCGGATGATGTCGGTGGGCTCGGTCCGGCCCGACGCCCCGGCGGGCGTCGAAGACGTCGGCGGGGTGTCGTGCATGGGTGAGGTGCTGCGGTCGACGTCGGAGGGCAGCGTGTGGATCACCTCGCCTGACCCGGACGCCCCGTTGACCGTCGACGCGAATTACCTTGCCACCGAATACGATCGCAAGACCAGCGTCGCGCTGCTGCGCTGGATGCGGCAGTGGTTCGAGCAGTCACCCATCGCCGAGAAGGTCACGACCGAGAGCAGACCCGGCCCGGACCTGCAGTCCGACGACGACATCCTGGCAGGCATCACCGCGACCGGCGCGACCGGCAGCCACGCCGTCGCCACCTGCGCGATGGGGCCCGACGACGACGACATCGTCGACGACCGCTGCCGCGTGCGCGGGATCGAAGGCCTGCGCATCGTCGACTGCGCCAGCCAGCCGACCATGATCTCCGGCAACCTGATGGGCCCCACGATGGCGTGGGCGGGCCGCGCCGCCGAGTTCATCCTCGACGGGAGCTAG